A part of Carettochelys insculpta isolate YL-2023 chromosome 1, ASM3395843v1, whole genome shotgun sequence genomic DNA contains:
- the LOC142017127 gene encoding solute carrier family 25 member 33-like has protein sequence MPYRSTLLHLLAGGCGGTAGAILTCPLEVVKTRLQSSSLALRPLCLPEVQLQGLNGGLVRPSLPSPGVFQLMRAILEKEGISSLFRGLGPNLVGVAPSRAIYFAAYAGAKEKLNAVFVPESKKVHVLSAICAGITSSTLTNPIWLVKTRMQLEARTKGETRSNALQCTMHVYRTEGLRGFYRGISASYAGVSETVIHFVIYEALKQRLREQRPFLPSIFALAPTSHDFFGLMAAAAISKTCASCIAYPHEVIRTRLREEGSRYRSFVQTLRLVVHEEGLLALYRGLLAQMMRQIPNTAIMMATYELIIHLATKL, from the exons atgCCCTACCGCAGCACGCTGCTGCATCTCCTCGCCGGAGG ATGTGGTGGCACAGCTGGAGCCATCCTGACCTGCCCCCTGGAAGTGGTGAAGACGCGTCTGCAGTCATCCTCGCTGGCCCTGCggcctctctgcctccctgaggtgcagctgcaggggctgaaTGGGGGGCTGGTGCGCCCGTCCTTGCCTTCTCCTGGTGTGTTCCAGCTAATgag GGCCATCCTAGAGAAGGAAGGGATCAGCTCCCTCTTCCGAGGCCTGGGTCCCAATCTGGTTGGCGTCGCCCCCTCCAG GGCCATCTATTTTGCTGCCTACGCTGGGGCTAAGGAGAAGCTCAATGCTGTCTTCGTACCTGAGTCCAAGAAAGTTCATGTCCTCTCGGCAATTTGTGCAG GGATCACCTCTTCCACACTTACCAATCCCATCTGGCTGGTGAAAACCCGGATGCAGCTGGAAGCCCG GACAAAGGGTGAGACGCGCAGTAACGCTCTCCAGTGCACCATGCATGTGTACCGCACTGAGGGCCTGCGGGGATTTTACCGGGGAATCAGCGCCTCCTACGCGGGAGTCTCCGAGACAGTCATCCATTTTGTCATCTACGAGGCCCTGAAACAACGGCTGAGGGAGCAGCGGCCGTTCCTCCCCTCCATCTTTGCACTTGCACCCACCAGCCACGATTTCTTTGGACTCATGGCAGCTGCCGCCATCTCCAAGACATGTGCCTCCTGTATTGCATACCCCCACG AGGTCATCCGGACACGGCTGCGGGAAGAAGGGTCCCGCTATCGCTCCTTTGTGCAGACCCTGCGGCTGGTGGTCCATGAAGAGGGACTCCTGGCTCTGTACCGAGGACTACTGGCCCAGATGATGCGGCAGATCCCCAACACAGCTATCATGATGGCTACCTACGAACTGATCATCCACTTGGCCACCAAACTATGA